A section of the Lynx canadensis isolate LIC74 chromosome A1, mLynCan4.pri.v2, whole genome shotgun sequence genome encodes:
- the LOC115513032 gene encoding LOW QUALITY PROTEIN: olfactory receptor 2G3-like (The sequence of the model RefSeq protein was modified relative to this genomic sequence to represent the inferred CDS: inserted 2 bases in 2 codons) yields MERANESSLMSFILLXFSDNPRLESALFVLVLFFYILTLVGNFAIIIISYVDPLLHXPMYFFLSNLSLLDLCFTTSLAPQTLVNLRGPEKTITYGGCVVQLYISLALGSTECILLAVMALDRYIAVCKPLHYVAIMNPQLCQQLASLSWLSGLSNSLIHATFTLQLPLCGNHRLNHFICEVPALLKLACVDTTVNELVLFVVSILFLQIPPALILISYGFISQAVLRIKSAEARHKAFSTCSSHLTVVIIFYGTIIYMYLQPGNSYAQDQGKFISLFYTMVTPTLNPIIYTLRNKDMKVALKHFCQKNCVPYDCDVQGSIYQDM; encoded by the exons ATGGAAAGGGCCAATGAGAGTTCCCTGATGAGTTTCATCCTTC GCTTCTCAGACAACCCTCGCCTGGAGTCTGCACTCTTTGTATTAGTCCTTTTTTTCTATATCCTGACGCTTGTGGGGAACTTTGCCATCATCATTATATCATACGTGGATCCTCTCCTCC accccatgtacttcttcctcagcAACCTCTCCCTACTGGACCTCTGCTTCACTACCAGTCTTGCACCTCAGACCTTAGTCAACCTGAGAGGTCCAGAGAAGACTATCACCTATGGTGGTTGTGTGGTACAACTCTATATTTCTCTAGCGCTGGGCTCCACTGAGTGTATCCTCTTGGCTGTAATGGCTTTGGATCGCTACATTGCTGTCTGCAAACCCCTCCACTATGTGGCTATCATGAATCCACAGCTGTGCCAACAGCTGGCATCCCTCTCCTGGCTCAGTGGTTTGAGCAATTCCCTGATCCATGCTACTTTTACCTTGCAATTGCCTCTCTGTGGCAACCATAGACTCAATCATTTTATTTGCGAAGTACCAGCTCTCCTCAAATTGGCTTGTGTGGACACCACTGTCAATGAGTTGGTGCTTTTTGTGGTTAGTATCCTGTTTCTCCAAATTCCCCCAGCACTCATTCTTATCTCCTATGGCTTCATAAGTCAAGCTGTGCTGAGGATAAAGTCAGCAGAGGCAAGACACAAAGCCTTCAGCACCTGTTCCTCCCACCTTACAGTGGTGATCATTTTCTACGGCACCATAATCTACATGTACCTACAACCAGGTAACAGTTATGCTCAGGACCAAGGCAAGTTTATCTCCCTCTTCTACACCATGGTGACCCCAACCTTAAATCCTATTATCTatactttaagaaacaaagatatGAAAGTGGCTCTGAAACACTTCTGTCAAAAAAATTGTGTTCCCTATGACTGTGATGTGCAAGGAAGCATTTACCAAGATATGTAG